The Tenrec ecaudatus isolate mTenEca1 chromosome 6, mTenEca1.hap1, whole genome shotgun sequence genome has a window encoding:
- the LOC142450700 gene encoding ubiquitin-conjugating enzyme E2 C-like isoform X1: MASPNRDPAAASVAAAQKGAEPSGGALRGSMGKRLQQELMTLMMSGDKGISAFPESDNLFKWIGTIHRAAGTVCEDLRYKLSLEFPSGYPYNAPTVKFLTPCYHPNVDTQGNICLDSLKDKWSALYDVRTILLSIQSLLGEPNIDSPLNTHAAELWKNPTAFKKYLQETYSKQVSSQEP, translated from the coding sequence ATGGCCTCCCCAAACCGCGACCCAGCCGCAGCCAGTGTCGCAGCCGCCCAGAAAGGAGCCGAGCCCAGCGGGGGTGCACTCCGGGGTTCCATGGGCAAGAGGCTACAACAGGAGCTGATGACCCTCATGATGTCTGGCGACAAAGGAATCTCTGCCTTCCCAGAATCAGACAACCTTTTCAAGTGGATAGGGAccatccacagagcagctggtacagTCTGTGAAGACCTGAGGTATAAGCTCTCCCTGGAGTTCCCCAGTGGCTACCCTTACAATGCACCCACAGTGAAGTTCCTCACCCCCTGCTACCACCCCAACGTGGACACTCAGGGTAACATCTGCCTGGACAGCCTGAAGGACAAGTGGTCTGCCCTGTATGACGTCAGGACGATTCTCCTCTCCATCCAGAGCCTGCTGGGAGAGCCCAACATCGACAGCCCTTTGAACACACATGCTGCGGAACTCTGGAAAAACCCCACAGCCTTTAAGAAATACCTGCAGGAAACCTACTCAAAGCAAGTCTCCAGCCAAGAGCCCTGA
- the LOC142450700 gene encoding ubiquitin-conjugating enzyme E2 C-like isoform X3, protein MASPNRDPAAASVAAAQKGAEPSGGALRGSMGKRLQQELMTLMMSGDKGISAFPESDNLFKWIGTIHRAAGTVCEDLRYKLSLEFPSGYPYNAPTDKWSALYDVRTILLSIQSLLGEPNIDSPLNTHAAELWKNPTAFKKYLQETYSKQVSSQEP, encoded by the exons ATGGCCTCCCCAAACCGCGACCCAGCCGCAGCCAGTGTCGCAGCCGCCCAGAAAGGAGCCGAGCCCAGCGGGGGTGCACTCCGGGGTTCCATGGGCAAGAGGCTACAACAGGAGCTGATGACCCTCATGATGTCTGGCGACAAAGGAATCTCTGCCTTCCCAGAATCAGACAACCTTTTCAAGTGGATAGGGAccatccacagagcagctggtacagTCTGTGAAGACCTGAGGTATAAGCTCTCCCTGGAGTTCCCCAGTGGCTACCCTTACAATGCACCCACA GACAAGTGGTCTGCCCTGTATGACGTCAGGACGATTCTCCTCTCCATCCAGAGCCTGCTGGGAGAGCCCAACATCGACAGCCCTTTGAACACACATGCTGCGGAACTCTGGAAAAACCCCACAGCCTTTAAGAAATACCTGCAGGAAACCTACTCAAAGCAAGTCTCCAGCCAAGAGCCCTGA
- the LOC142450700 gene encoding ubiquitin-conjugating enzyme E2 C-like isoform X2: MASPNRDPAAASVAAAQKGAEPSGGALRGSMGKRLQQELMTLMIAAGTVCEDLRYKLSLEFPSGYPYNAPTVKFLTPCYHPNVDTQGNICLDSLKDKWSALYDVRTILLSIQSLLGEPNIDSPLNTHAAELWKNPTAFKKYLQETYSKQVSSQEP, encoded by the exons ATGGCCTCCCCAAACCGCGACCCAGCCGCAGCCAGTGTCGCAGCCGCCCAGAAAGGAGCCGAGCCCAGCGGGGGTGCACTCCGGGGTTCCATGGGCAAGAGGCTACAACAGGAGCTGATGACCCTCATGAT agcagctggtacagTCTGTGAAGACCTGAGGTATAAGCTCTCCCTGGAGTTCCCCAGTGGCTACCCTTACAATGCACCCACAGTGAAGTTCCTCACCCCCTGCTACCACCCCAACGTGGACACTCAGGGTAACATCTGCCTGGACAGCCTGAAGGACAAGTGGTCTGCCCTGTATGACGTCAGGACGATTCTCCTCTCCATCCAGAGCCTGCTGGGAGAGCCCAACATCGACAGCCCTTTGAACACACATGCTGCGGAACTCTGGAAAAACCCCACAGCCTTTAAGAAATACCTGCAGGAAACCTACTCAAAGCAAGTCTCCAGCCAAGAGCCCTGA
- the LOC142450700 gene encoding ubiquitin-conjugating enzyme E2 C-like isoform X4: MASPNRDPAAASVAAAQKGAEPSGGALRGSMGKRLQQELMTLMMSGDKGISGNICLDSLKDKWSALYDVRTILLSIQSLLGEPNIDSPLNTHAAELWKNPTAFKKYLQETYSKQVSSQEP; this comes from the exons ATGGCCTCCCCAAACCGCGACCCAGCCGCAGCCAGTGTCGCAGCCGCCCAGAAAGGAGCCGAGCCCAGCGGGGGTGCACTCCGGGGTTCCATGGGCAAGAGGCTACAACAGGAGCTGATGACCCTCATGATGTCTGGCGACAAAGGAATCTCT GGTAACATCTGCCTGGACAGCCTGAAGGACAAGTGGTCTGCCCTGTATGACGTCAGGACGATTCTCCTCTCCATCCAGAGCCTGCTGGGAGAGCCCAACATCGACAGCCCTTTGAACACACATGCTGCGGAACTCTGGAAAAACCCCACAGCCTTTAAGAAATACCTGCAGGAAACCTACTCAAAGCAAGTCTCCAGCCAAGAGCCCTGA